The Pseudodesulfovibrio sp. JC047 genome contains the following window.
TGCGTTGCCAGACAAATGTCCCAAGTTCATCCAGCTCCACCTGTTTGGTCATGGGCTTCTTGTCCCACATGCCAACCTTCTCGGCCAATCGGCCAAACCAGGGTTTGATCGCCAACGGATAGGCCAACTGCACCATCTCGCTCGAAAGCTCGACCTCCTCCACGGCATAATTTTTCACCGGCACCATGGACAATGCCTCGGTACGGGAAATGACAGGCTCAGTCGGTTTCTTCTTGAATAAGCGCATAGCTCTCACATATTTCGGGAAAAAGTATTGTGGGGACCGAATCTGTCCCAGACGCGCACACAGAGAGAATGGCGTTTCCCGAATCAGTTTGCCACGCCCGGCCTTGAGAAAAGGACTCGCGACGCATGACCGTGCGAAGCAACGATGTTTTGAGCACGGCATCCCAGCGCACCCCGTGCCCATCGGTTTGAAGGACGGCCACATCCGGCGAATCCGTGACGGTTTCGGCTATCCATTTGGCCAGACTGGTCGAACGCAAAAGAACGGATGCCGGAGCAAATCGTTCAAAGACAAGCTGTGTACCAGGGCCTTTTCCCGGCGGCACACGATCTGCCATCTTTCCGGAACGGGGCCGCCAATACTGAACGCGATAATGACCGGGCTGAAAAGAAAAAGTATCCAGAACAAAAGACGCTGGCACCCGCGCAGTCACTCCGAACATGGCCCACGGCAAACTCTTTCCGCCGAAATACTCACGAAACGAGGCAAGGACTTTGGCGGCTTGATCTTCGTCAGACGCAGCACGAATGAAGAATTGAACCAAAGCGGCCAACCCGGTCCCGGAATGGTACACCACGGCTCCAATGCCCCGAACTCCGGGGATCTTCCATATGAAACTGTGCGAACGGAACCCCGACGCAGTCAGCTTTTTCACGGCATCATGCCACGCCGGCGGAGTCTCGGCATCCGACACCCCGCTGACAGACGCTCCCTTGTGTCCCTTGGTGATCTTTTTGATATGCTTTTCAAAAGAAAATGAACCACGAACCCGATTCCACTTGAATTCGCACATAGGGAGCCCGTTCTCGGCAAACGTCAATCCATCCCGCTCGATGGCGGTCGGCTCCCACGAATCCGGCGTAACGATGCCCACGCCATTCCAGATATAATCAGCCATACCTACCGAGGAATGAACGGAGCCAAGGATTGAACGCGACTTTTTTGGTGCATCTTTTCCGTTTTTTCATCCATGGCAAGATAGCAGTCCAACTCCTGCTTTTCACGCGTCTTGTGCGTCATCTTGATGGAGACACCAGGGCGCATCTGCGGACTGCGGCTCCACATGAGCACAAGTGCGACCTCTTCTTTCTCGTCGTTGGTAAAAAGCCATTGCCAGGCAATAACGTTCTTGAAAGCATCCCCGACATAGGTCGCCGGCTCGCCAAATTCCTTGACATACCGCTTGTACAAACGATCAAACAATTTCTTGCTTCGGTCATGAAATTTCAATTTGATCCCGACAAGTTCGTGCTTGTGAAGACAATTACCAAAAATAAGACTGCCACCCCGCACACCGGGAAGCGCGTTGGGTTTAATCATTGCTTCGGATAAGAACGGCGCATCCGAACCCGGGACGGCCTTTTCTAAATGACAATATTCAGAATAGGTTGCGACAACATCTCCCAACCTGAACCCCGCAAGCGTGGTCGGGAAGGTGTCACCTGCCAAAGCAGGCACCCATCCGGAAAAGACACAACACACGAATGCCACGACGATACATACAAACTTCTTTTTCATTGATTCGACACTGCCTTTTTCAGAATTAGGACTTGTCCACAAGGGAGACACTGCTCTATGATTAAACAAGATCGTGACGCTTGGCAAAGGGATAGACGATAAAAAAGGACTGATTGCATGCGCAAGGAAACAACCATGTCGGCCACCAGACCCAGTATCTATTACCTGTTGGCCGTTTTTGGCGGCGCACTCTATGGGGGGCGGGTCTGACCATTCATGATACAGCTCCCGGTCTGGGAGCTGGGCTTGGTCATTCTGATTCCCATGGCAACCGCCTTTCTGATCCGCGAGCTGATTCAACGCCGATTGATTGAAAAAGCTCCACAAATTCGCCAAGCATTCTTGCAATTTAGATTGGATATACTACTTTTCCTTGGTGCGGGTCTCGTTGCCGCGCTCATCCTCCAATTCGGATATAATTTCCCAATCCTCCACAGCGGACTCAAACTCGCCCTCGCGCTGTTCACCGTGGGATTCTTCGCCGCGCTGGACCTCAGCCTGGAACGGGAACGCACGGTCATTCACATGGCATTGGCCGGAAAAGCCAGCTATATCCCGCCGCGCAAACTTTTCCCCATGACGCGCAAATTGTCCTTTGTGGCCACGCTGACGATCTGCCTCATCACCACCATTCTCCTTCTGGTCATCATCCGGGATGTTCAATGGCTGGCCGATCAGGAGCTGACCATGTCCGCCGTGGGATTTCTCAACCAGTCCGTTCTGGTTGAAATCATTTTCATCATGGCATTTCTGCTGGTCATGGTCATCAACCTCATCCTGTCCTACACCAAGAATCTTCGGCTGCTCTTTGAGACGGAAACCCACGTTCTCGAAAGCATCGCACAGGGCAACCTAACCAAACGCGTTCCCGTCATCACGTCTGATGAGCTGGGGATTATCGCCGCCCATACCAACACCATGATCGGTGCGCTGCGAGAAGGAGTCCGAATGCGGGAAGGACTCCTCATCGCCAAAGAGGTACAACAGCACTTTCTGCCGTCCGACCAGCCGGAATTCCCGGGGCTGGACATTGCGGGAATCAGTCTTTTTTCCGACGAAACCGGCGGGGATTTCTACGATTTCATCCCGTGCGACCTCGATGCCTGCGGTCAATTGGCCGTGGTTGTCGGCGATGTCTCGGGCCACGGCATCGGGGCGGCCCTGCTCATGACAGCGGCCCGGGCCGTGATTCGACAAAACGCAGCCACACCGGGGTCGGTCACGGAAAACATCGCTCGTGCCAACATCCACCTGACACGGGATATCGGTGAAACCGGACGATTCATGACGCTCTTCTTCATGGTCATGGAACCGGCCTCTCACACCGCGACATGGGTCAATGCTGGACACCAGCACCCATTGATGTACCGGCCACAATCCGACACATTCTCAGAACTCAAAGGCATGGACATTCCTCTTGGAGTGGAACAGGATTGGCAATTCAATGAACAATCCATGGACCTGCCCGGTCCGGGAGAGATCATGTTCATCTGCACCGACGGCGTGTGGGAAGCACACAGTCCGTCCGGCGAGATGTTCGGCGGCGACCGCATCCGCGACATCATTCGAAACACCACGAAACACGACGCTCAAACCATCATGACAACGATCTGCGACGCAGTGCTCGACTTTGCCGGTCAGGACTTCCGCGAAGATGATCTGACCCTGGTGGTCATCAAGGGCGTGGAGCCATAAGACACCATGATCGTCAAAACACACATCGCTTCCCTCTGGCACACACCGTCCCGGGACGGACTTCGACGGATCACCGACCTCATCGACGAGGCGCCGGATGACACCGCACTCTTTTTCCGAGCGGATGACGTGGCCGTTCCCGGTGGAAACTGCCGCCAAATGATGGACCTGTTCATCGCCCACGGTATCCCTCTGCACATGGCCGTGACCCCGGCGTGGCTCACGCAAACCCGTTGGGAAATCCTCAATGGTTGGGCCGGGGACAGCAATTTGTTCTGCTGGCACCAACACGGCTGGCAACATCGTTCACATCAGACCTCGGGCAAAAAATCAGAATTCGGCGATCACCGGCCCGCACAGGACAAGACAGCCGATCTGTTGAAAGGAAAAGAACGCCTCACACACATCATGGGACCAGCGTTCTCACCGGCCTTCACGCCGCCGTGGAACCGATTCGACGCACAGACGGGCACCGCTCTGGCCGAACTCGGATACACCTGTGTCTCTCGCTCTGCCGGTGAACAGCGCAAGG
Protein-coding sequences here:
- a CDS encoding PqqD family protein; its protein translation is MRLFKKKPTEPVISRTEALSMVPVKNYAVEEVELSSEMVQLAYPLAIKPWFGRLAEKVGMWDKKPMTKQVELDELGTFVWQRIDGVRSVQRIAAELAAEYEVQPREAELSVTAYIKTLGQRGIIGLK
- a CDS encoding SpoIIE family protein phosphatase, with the protein product MIQLPVWELGLVILIPMATAFLIRELIQRRLIEKAPQIRQAFLQFRLDILLFLGAGLVAALILQFGYNFPILHSGLKLALALFTVGFFAALDLSLERERTVIHMALAGKASYIPPRKLFPMTRKLSFVATLTICLITTILLLVIIRDVQWLADQELTMSAVGFLNQSVLVEIIFIMAFLLVMVINLILSYTKNLRLLFETETHVLESIAQGNLTKRVPVITSDELGIIAAHTNTMIGALREGVRMREGLLIAKEVQQHFLPSDQPEFPGLDIAGISLFSDETGGDFYDFIPCDLDACGQLAVVVGDVSGHGIGAALLMTAARAVIRQNAATPGSVTENIARANIHLTRDIGETGRFMTLFFMVMEPASHTATWVNAGHQHPLMYRPQSDTFSELKGMDIPLGVEQDWQFNEQSMDLPGPGEIMFICTDGVWEAHSPSGEMFGGDRIRDIIRNTTKHDAQTIMTTICDAVLDFAGQDFREDDLTLVVIKGVEP
- a CDS encoding polysaccharide deacetylase family protein produces the protein MIVKTHIASLWHTPSRDGLRRITDLIDEAPDDTALFFRADDVAVPGGNCRQMMDLFIAHGIPLHMAVTPAWLTQTRWEILNGWAGDSNLFCWHQHGWQHRSHQTSGKKSEFGDHRPAQDKTADLLKGKERLTHIMGPAFSPAFTPPWNRFDAQTGTALAELGYTCVSRSAGEQRKVPLPDSLPDIPINVDLHTRNEADPKQGWTALATEFQTAIQSGRIGIMLHHQRMNPAAMAFLDTCLHHIKSNPKIQCIRFNTA